In Desulfuromonas acetexigens, the following proteins share a genomic window:
- a CDS encoding DUF2318 domain-containing protein, with product MSDRETKRAQFDGAKKKSWLPLLAIGVFLLAGVALLAWKFSASGATKYPAVAVVAGEVAIPLKQVDDGQAHFFSYQNGATSIDFFVLKSQDGVMRAAFDACDVCYRDKQGYRQEGEEMVCVNCGQRFHSNLINEVKGGCNPAPLERRESDGRLLIREADLLQGNRYFERI from the coding sequence ATGTCCGATCGTGAAACAAAACGCGCCCAGTTCGACGGGGCAAAAAAGAAGAGTTGGTTGCCGCTGCTGGCGATCGGGGTCTTTCTGCTGGCCGGTGTCGCTCTGCTAGCCTGGAAATTTTCGGCCTCGGGTGCCACCAAATATCCGGCGGTGGCGGTTGTCGCCGGCGAGGTGGCCATCCCCTTGAAGCAGGTCGACGATGGCCAGGCGCATTTTTTCAGTTACCAGAATGGGGCAACGAGCATCGACTTTTTTGTGCTGAAAAGCCAGGACGGAGTGATGCGCGCCGCCTTTGACGCCTGCGACGTCTGCTACCGGGACAAGCAGGGCTACCGTCAGGAAGGAGAGGAGATGGTTTGCGTCAACTGTGGCCAGCGCTTCCATTCCAACCTGATCAACGAGGTCAAAGGGGGATGTAATCCGGCCCCCCTTGAAAGGCGCGAAAGCGACGGCCGGTTGCTTATCCGTGAAGCGGATCTGTTGCAGGGCAATCGTTATTTCGAAAGGATCTGA